The Toxoplasma gondii ME49 chromosome XII, whole genome shotgun sequence genome includes a region encoding these proteins:
- a CDS encoding UDP-sugar pyrophospharylase (encoded by transcript TGME49_218200) has product MATLCKDEEWRRRLEEMDQGHLMPPDAKPEDLRRLFRQLEQADSSYPGGLGAYLSRARSLLAASQAGANPFEAFSACHPNGERVEVGSAAFARLEALGSEELRSCAFVLVAGGLGERLGYKGIKIGLPCETSTGKTFAQLYCEYLLSIQSGLAREAASGEEEVEATSEGASEEGRGEAVNSVSAGRSPCVPLAIMTSDDTHEKTVSLFEENAFFGLSRNQVTFMKQGKVPALRDNEAHIATSLCDPFEVLMKPHGHGDVHTLLHQHGLVERWKREGKKWIVFFQDTNALIFRALPATLGVSKERAFAMNTVTVPRKPAEAMGAICKLQKKDGSSITINVEYNVLGPLLKAEGREDGATSEGFSSFPGNTNALVFSIEPYCSVLEMTGGTVPEFVNPKYKDGTKTSFKSPTRLECMMQDFPRLFSPTTPVGFIELDRWFCYSCVKNDAEDARQKAVKGIPPECALSGESDLYANNMGLLALAAESVGARVEIGESKPVCGNGVVYPMGPRVVLAPSWGISQDCMRRRLRGASKIKLSSTSTLIVEGDVFIKHLELDGAAVLRAVPGAKLVVERLVVRNEGWPLKTVSNNEEVPAASAMRGYRFEKKETYIAENTRVGTTQTVQN; this is encoded by the exons ATGGCGACCCTCTGCAAAGACGAGGAATGGCGCAGGCGCCTGGAGGAAATGGACCAGGGTCATCTCATGCCTCCAGATGCCAAGCCTGAAG ATCTGCGTCGCCTGTTCAGGCAGCTGGAGCAAGCCGACAGTTCGTATCCTGGAGGTTTGGGCGCGTATCTTTCTCGCGCGCGAAGTTTGTTGGCGGCTTCTCAGGCGGGGGCGAATCCGTTTGAGGCGTTCTCTGCATGTCATCCGAACGGAGAGCGCGTGGAGGTGGGGTCTGCGGCCTTTGCCCGTTTAGAGGCTCTCGGCTCTGAGGAGCTGAGGAGTTgcgccttcgtcctcgttGCAGGCGGACTCGGAGAACGCCTGGGGTACAAAGGCATCAAGATCGGTCTGCCTTGCGAAACGAGCACAGGGAAGACGTTTGCGCAGCTTTACTGCGAGTATCTGCTGTCGATTCAGTCGGGTCTggcgcgagaagcagcgagtgGCGAGGAGGAGGTGGAAGCGACAAGCGAAGGAGCAAGCGAGGAgggaaggggagaggcggTGAACAGTGTCTCCGCGGGGCGTTCGCCTTGCGTACCCTTGGCCATCATGACGTCGGATGACACTCACGAGAAGACAGTTTCTCTGTTTGAGGAGAACGCGTTTTTCGGACTTTCGCGAAATCAAGTGACGTTCATGAAACAAGGCAAAGTGCCGGCGCTGCGAGACAACGAGGCGCACATCGCGACCAGCCTCTGCGACCCATTTGAAGTCCTCATGAAGCCTCACGGACATGGAGACGTACACACACTGCTCCACCAGCACGGCCTCGTCGAACGctggaagcgagaaggaaaaaagtgGATCGTCTTTTTCCAAGACACAAACGCGCTGATCTTCAGAGCTCTCCCCGCGACTCTGGGTGTGTCGAAGGAACGCGCCTTCGCGATGAACACCGTCACGGTTCCTCG GAAACCTGCGGAGGCCATGGGGGCGATTTgcaagctgcagaaaaaagatggATCGTCCATCACGATCAATGTCGAATATAACGTCTTAGGTCCTCTGCTTAAG gccgAAGGCCGGGAAGATGGTGCGACGAGCGAAGGCTTCAGCAGCTTTCCAGGAAACACAAACGCCCTCGTCTTCAGCATCGAGCCTTACTGCTCTGTTCTTGAGATGACTGGAGGCACAGTTCCCGAATTCGTCAATCCGAAGTACAAG GATGGTACAAAGACGAGCTTCAAATCCCCTACGCGACTCGAGTGCATGATGCAAGACTTTCcacgtctcttctcgcccacTACTCCT GTGGGTTTCATCGAGCTCGATCGCTGGTTCTGCTACAGCTGCGTGAAGAACGACGCTGAAGACGCCAGACAGAAGGCTGTGAAAGGCATTCCACCCGAATGCGCTCTGTCGGGAGAGTCCGACCTCTACGCGAACAACATgggtctcctcgctcttgcAGCTGAGTCTGTCGGAGCGAGAGTTGAAATTGGAGAATCGAAGCCAGTTTGCGGAAACGGGGTGGTGTACCCTATGGGTCCGCGCGTAGTTCTCGCTCCGTCCTGGGGGATCTCAcaggactgcatgcgccgcagACTGCGAGGCGCTTCCAAGATCAAACTCTCTTCCAC gTCCACATTAATTGTCGAGGGAGACGTTTTCATCAAACACCTCGAACTGGACGGAGCAGCCGTTCTGCGTGCTGTGCCAG GAGCGAAACTTGTGGTGGAAAGGCTGGTTGTGAGGAACGAAGGATGGCCTTTGAAGACGGTTTCCAACAATGAAGAAGTTCCGGCTGCGAGCGCCATGCGGGGGTACAGgttcgagaagaaagagacgtaCATTGCAGAAAACACACGAGTCGGAACCACACAAACAGTTCAGAACTAG
- a CDS encoding hypothetical protein (encoded by transcript TGME49_218195) — protein MGHTTTHFSTQAWTTHRPQLFPLLVISFRFSDRRAGRLEPRRSARDSFSPRRRRRLSGLATTGGGRLPPCCSFENAFDMSSFPSHSLRFPWNSSTSLLGGKKSTFLAANLNAGGRQFDIERTATHASLRLVRPFTRWRALTVETIGNNDATSVVQRPWCDSFRRPRCFLFFEIFFLPS, from the exons ATGGGGCACACAACCACGCACTTTTCCACGCAAGCCTGGACAACTCACCGTCCGCAGTTGTTTCCGTTACTTGTTatttcttttcgcttttcaGACCGTCGCGCGGGGCGTTTAGAACCAAGAAGGTCGGCCCGAGacagtttttctcctcgaagGCGCCGTAGATTATCTGGTCTCGCCACTACCGGAGGTGGGCGGCTTCCCCCGTGTTGCTCGTTCGAAAACGCTTTCGACATGAGTTCTTTTCCCTCGCATTCACTGCGCTTTCCTTGGAATAGCTCGACATCTCTTCTCGGAGGAAAGAAGTCAACGTTCTTGGCCGCAAACCTGAACGCTGGAGGGCGGCAATTCGACATCGAGAGAACCGCCACGCACGCGTCTTTACGCTTAGTTCGACCTTTCACGAGGTGGAGAGCTTTGACAG TCGAAACAATCGGGAATAACGACGCCACATCCGTCGTCCAACGTCCTTGGTGTGACTCGTTCAGACgtcctcgctgcttcctttttttcgagatctttttccttccctcctaG